A genomic window from Deltaproteobacteria bacterium includes:
- a CDS encoding PAS domain-containing sensor histidine kinase — MRGCDVEERSDQRGELHRRLVWLTFFRLAVVLVLFAASVIWGSSKELTDPVSYQLIGVCTAGFLATLFFAVLLRWGRWLTGIAYAEITFDALLAMALVYLTGGSNAFSFVFILAVVNAALVLSQRGAILAASLSSLLFAALRVGLNERWLMPPAPYLEEPPTPTAALIFTIFVNLGAFFLMAALASYLADQIRKKSEQLTARELDFEALAELHSAMLASISSGIATADPSGRLLFVNRAGWEICGPWQNRQASTVVELLPGLALPAAGSPAVRQELEIAGRDGERRFLGLTVSPLHGGGAFAGGHVIVFQDLTELRRLELDARRNERLASIGKLAAGLAHELRNPLASMSGAVQMLTSNKADDPDEQRLGDIVVSETERLNRLVTDFLGFARPSPSRPLRLELAEAVGQTLDIVAHGPKFEGVKLERALEPVEVVADAAQLRQVVWNVAVNAAEAMGGKGTLKVSLHREGEEALLTMEDSGPGLPREVMAQLFDPFFTTKAQGTGLGLATVHALVEAHRGMVQAENREQGGARFTVRLPVAPPAPAADDARDSPGVPVAREVAG, encoded by the coding sequence GTGCGCGGTTGCGACGTGGAAGAGCGCAGCGACCAGCGGGGCGAGCTCCACCGGCGGCTCGTCTGGCTGACGTTCTTCCGCCTCGCGGTGGTGCTGGTGCTCTTTGCGGCCAGCGTGATCTGGGGCTCCTCCAAGGAGCTTACGGATCCGGTGAGCTACCAGCTCATCGGCGTGTGCACGGCGGGCTTTCTGGCCACGCTCTTCTTTGCCGTGCTCTTGCGCTGGGGGCGCTGGCTCACCGGCATCGCCTACGCGGAGATCACCTTCGACGCGCTGCTGGCGATGGCGCTGGTGTACCTCACCGGCGGCTCCAACGCGTTCTCGTTCGTGTTCATCCTGGCGGTGGTGAACGCCGCCCTGGTGCTCTCGCAGCGCGGAGCGATCCTGGCGGCCTCGCTCTCGAGCTTGCTCTTCGCGGCGCTGCGCGTGGGGCTCAACGAGCGCTGGCTCATGCCGCCGGCGCCGTACCTGGAGGAGCCGCCCACGCCCACGGCGGCGCTCATCTTCACCATCTTCGTGAACCTGGGCGCGTTCTTCCTCATGGCCGCGCTGGCCAGCTACCTCGCTGACCAGATCCGCAAGAAGAGCGAGCAGCTCACCGCGCGCGAGCTCGACTTCGAGGCGCTGGCGGAGTTGCACTCGGCGATGCTCGCGTCGATCTCCAGTGGCATCGCCACCGCGGATCCCTCCGGGCGGCTGCTGTTCGTGAACCGCGCGGGCTGGGAGATCTGCGGCCCTTGGCAGAACCGGCAGGCGAGCACGGTGGTGGAGCTCTTGCCTGGGCTGGCGCTGCCTGCGGCCGGGAGCCCGGCGGTGCGGCAGGAGCTGGAGATCGCCGGCCGCGACGGCGAGCGGCGCTTCCTGGGGCTCACGGTGAGCCCGCTTCACGGCGGCGGCGCGTTCGCGGGCGGGCACGTGATCGTCTTCCAGGATCTCACCGAGCTGCGCCGGCTGGAGCTCGACGCCCGCCGCAACGAGCGCCTGGCCTCCATCGGCAAGCTCGCGGCGGGCCTGGCCCACGAGCTGCGCAACCCGCTGGCGAGCATGAGCGGCGCGGTGCAGATGCTCACCTCCAACAAGGCGGACGACCCGGACGAGCAGCGGCTCGGCGACATCGTGGTGAGCGAGACCGAGCGCCTCAACCGGCTGGTCACCGACTTCCTCGGCTTCGCGCGCCCGAGCCCCAGCCGGCCGCTGCGGCTCGAGCTCGCCGAGGCCGTGGGCCAGACCCTCGACATCGTGGCCCACGGGCCGAAGTTCGAGGGCGTGAAGCTGGAGCGCGCGCTGGAGCCGGTGGAGGTGGTGGCCGACGCCGCGCAGCTGCGACAGGTGGTGTGGAACGTGGCGGTGAACGCCGCCGAGGCCATGGGCGGCAAGGGCACCCTCAAGGTCTCGCTCCACCGCGAGGGTGAGGAGGCGCTGCTCACCATGGAGGACAGCGGGCCGGGCCTGCCCCGCGAGGTGATGGCCCAGCTCTTCGATCCCTTCTTCACCACCAAGGCGCAGGGTACCGGTCTCGGGCTGGCCACGGTGCACGCGCTGGTGGAGGCGCACCGGGGCATGGTGCAGGCCGAGAACCGCGAGCAGGGTGGGGCGCGGTTCACGGTGCGGCTGCCGGTGGCGCCGCCGGCGCCGGCCGCGGACGACGCGCGCGACTCTCCGGGCGTTCCGGTGGCTCGGGAGGTGGCGGGCTGA
- a CDS encoding type II secretion system F family protein, whose amino-acid sequence MAGALAAKQAAGTAKKNPVYVWEARTKQGETKKGEMEAADAEAVNSRLRTLGYQPVKVKKKATEINIKLPGMGGVSTKDIVIFTRQFATMIDAGLPLVQCLDIIAGQTENLSFKEVLFKVKGRVESGSTFADALKDHPKVFDELYAQLVAAGEVGGILDTILNRLAAYMEKNEKLKRKVKGAMVYPTIVICVAIGVTALLLLKVTPTFEKMFKDFHSEMPAPTQMVIDFSHWVQANVLYMAGGIAVLVVAFQQFYRNPKGRRICDKVFLMAPIIGPVIRKVAVARFTRTLGTMISSGVPILDALEVTAKTAGNRTVEDAIYYTRTKISEGKTITQPLEETNVFPNMVVQMIGVGEATGAMDQMLNKIADFYDDEVDVAVAGLTAMIEPLLMVFLGGVVGGFLIAMYLPIFSIAGAIK is encoded by the coding sequence ATGGCAGGCGCGCTGGCTGCAAAGCAGGCTGCGGGTACGGCCAAGAAGAACCCGGTCTACGTCTGGGAAGCCCGCACCAAGCAGGGCGAGACGAAGAAGGGCGAGATGGAGGCGGCCGACGCCGAGGCCGTGAACTCGCGCCTTCGCACCCTCGGCTACCAGCCGGTGAAGGTGAAGAAGAAGGCAACGGAAATCAACATCAAGCTGCCGGGCATGGGAGGCGTGTCCACCAAGGACATCGTCATCTTCACCCGTCAGTTCGCCACGATGATCGACGCAGGTCTGCCCCTGGTTCAGTGCCTCGACATCATCGCCGGGCAGACGGAGAACCTGTCCTTCAAAGAGGTGCTGTTCAAGGTGAAGGGCCGCGTCGAATCCGGCTCCACCTTCGCCGACGCGCTCAAGGACCACCCGAAGGTCTTCGACGAACTCTATGCCCAGCTGGTGGCCGCGGGCGAGGTTGGCGGCATCCTCGACACCATCCTGAACCGCCTCGCGGCGTACATGGAGAAGAACGAGAAGCTCAAGCGCAAGGTGAAGGGCGCGATGGTCTACCCGACCATCGTGATCTGCGTAGCCATCGGCGTGACGGCCCTGCTCCTGCTCAAGGTCACCCCGACCTTCGAGAAGATGTTCAAGGACTTCCACAGCGAGATGCCGGCTCCCACGCAAATGGTCATCGACTTCTCGCACTGGGTGCAGGCCAACGTCCTCTACATGGCGGGAGGAATTGCTGTGTTGGTCGTCGCCTTCCAGCAGTTCTATCGGAACCCCAAGGGCCGGCGAATATGCGACAAGGTCTTCTTGATGGCGCCCATCATCGGGCCGGTGATCCGCAAGGTGGCGGTGGCGCGCTTCACCCGCACGCTGGGCACGATGATCAGCTCGGGCGTGCCCATCCTCGACGCGCTCGAGGTGACCGCGAAGACCGCCGGCAACCGCACCGTCGAAGACGCGATCTATTACACGCGCACCAAGATCTCCGAGGGCAAGACCATCACCCAGCCGCTCGAGGAGACCAACGTCTTCCCCAACATGGTGGTGCAGATGATCGGCGTCGGTGAGGCCACCGGCGCGATGGATCAGATGCTCAACAAGATCGCCGACTTCTACGACGACGAAGTCGACGTCGCCGTGGCCGGCCTCACCGCCATGATCGAGCCCTTGCTCATGGTGTTCCTGGGCGGCGTGGTCGGCGGCTTCCTCATCGCCATGTATCTGCCCATCTTCTCGATCGCCGGCGCGATCAAGTAG
- a CDS encoding PilT/PilU family type 4a pilus ATPase: protein MANLHQLLKAMVEKGASDLHITTGSPPQLRIDGDLVPLKTAPLTPVETKQLCYSILTDAQKHKFEEDNELDLSFGVKSLSRFRANIFMQRGAVAGAFRTIPFKILSFNELGLPQVVADLSKKPRGLILVTGPTGSGKSTTLASIIDKINTERHEHIMTIEDPIEYLHPHKNCLVNQREVGADTKSFKLALKYILRQDPDVVLIGEMRDLETIEAALTISETGHLAFGTLHTNSCVQTINRILDVFPPYQQPQVRAQMSFTLEGVLSQALIPRAGQPGRILGLEVMVPNSAIRNLIREDKVHQIYSQMQVGQAKFGMQTFNQSLFALLSKRMITQDEAFGRSSDPEELRNMIANGGSMARPVQTPQAAR, encoded by the coding sequence ATGGCAAATCTGCACCAGCTGTTGAAGGCGATGGTCGAGAAGGGCGCGAGCGATCTGCACATCACCACCGGCTCGCCACCGCAGCTGCGCATCGACGGCGACCTGGTGCCGCTCAAGACCGCCCCGCTCACGCCCGTGGAGACCAAGCAGCTCTGCTACTCGATCTTGACCGACGCGCAGAAGCACAAGTTCGAAGAGGACAACGAGCTCGACCTCTCCTTCGGCGTGAAGAGCCTCTCGCGCTTCCGCGCCAACATCTTTATGCAGCGCGGCGCGGTGGCGGGCGCGTTCCGAACCATTCCCTTCAAGATCTTGAGCTTCAACGAGCTCGGCCTGCCGCAGGTGGTGGCCGATCTCTCGAAGAAGCCGCGCGGCCTGATCCTGGTGACGGGACCGACCGGCTCGGGCAAGAGCACGACCCTGGCGTCGATCATCGACAAGATCAACACCGAGCGTCATGAGCACATCATGACCATCGAAGATCCCATCGAGTACCTGCACCCGCACAAGAACTGCCTGGTGAACCAGCGCGAGGTGGGCGCGGATACCAAGAGCTTCAAGCTGGCGCTCAAGTACATCCTCCGGCAGGACCCCGACGTGGTGCTCATCGGCGAAATGCGAGACCTCGAGACCATCGAGGCGGCGCTCACCATCTCCGAGACCGGCCACCTGGCCTTCGGCACCCTGCACACCAACAGCTGCGTGCAGACCATCAACCGCATCCTCGACGTGTTCCCGCCCTACCAACAGCCGCAGGTGCGCGCGCAGATGAGCTTCACGCTCGAGGGCGTGCTCAGCCAGGCGCTGATCCCGCGCGCTGGCCAGCCGGGCCGCATCCTGGGGCTGGAGGTCATGGTGCCCAACAGCGCCATCCGGAACCTCATCCGCGAGGACAAGGTCCACCAGATCTACTCGCAGATGCAGGTCGGCCAGGCCAAGTTCGGCATGCAGACCTTCAACCAGAGCCTCTTTGCGCTGCTCTCCAAGCGCATGATCACCCAGGACGAGGCCTTTGGCCGCTCGAGCGATCCCGAGGAGCTGCGCAACATGATCGCCAACGGCGGCAGCATGGCTCGGCCCGTCCAGACCCCGCAGGCGGCCCGGTAG
- a CDS encoding sigma-54-dependent Fis family transcriptional regulator, whose protein sequence is MGAILVVDDERSMRDYLEILLRKAGHQVVAAANLQAARDALAQGDLDLVITDLKLGNESGLDLLTHVNEQRMPVELVVITAYATTDTAIEAMKKGAYDYLQKPFKNEELLVVVDKAIEKRRLVRENTALKRQLGQELIFGEATPIKEIRALVEKVAPGRTTVLIEGESGTGKELVARMLHQRSGRSGAFVAMNCGAMTAELVESELFGHVKGAFTGAVQASPGLFRAADGGTLFLDEIGELPPALQVKLLRVLQDRVVRPVGGTEGVAVDARIVAATNRSLEAEVAAGRFREDLFYRLNVVQLRVPPLRERPSDIVPLARHFVARFASELARPLMQLTPETERLLAGHSFPGNVRELENVVERAAALSDSDLIGPEALPAALRGAPATSPAELPAQLPESGFDLEAFLEATERRLILEALARTGSVRTEAAKLLGLSFRSIRYRIAKLGIDAGPERE, encoded by the coding sequence ATGGGCGCCATCCTGGTTGTCGATGACGAGCGCTCCATGCGCGACTACCTGGAGATCCTGCTGCGCAAGGCAGGGCACCAGGTGGTTGCCGCTGCGAACTTGCAGGCCGCGCGCGACGCGCTCGCCCAGGGTGATCTCGACCTGGTGATCACTGATCTCAAGCTCGGCAACGAGAGCGGCCTGGACCTGCTCACCCACGTGAACGAGCAGCGCATGCCCGTGGAGCTGGTGGTGATCACCGCCTACGCCACCACCGACACGGCCATCGAGGCGATGAAGAAGGGCGCCTACGACTATCTGCAGAAGCCCTTCAAGAACGAAGAGCTGCTGGTGGTCGTGGACAAGGCCATCGAAAAGCGCCGGCTGGTCCGCGAGAACACCGCCCTCAAGCGGCAGCTCGGCCAGGAGCTCATCTTCGGCGAGGCCACGCCCATCAAGGAGATCCGCGCGCTGGTGGAGAAGGTGGCGCCCGGGCGCACCACCGTGCTCATCGAGGGCGAGAGCGGCACGGGCAAGGAGCTGGTGGCGCGCATGCTCCACCAGCGCAGCGGCCGGAGCGGGGCCTTCGTGGCCATGAACTGCGGCGCCATGACCGCGGAGCTGGTGGAGAGCGAGCTCTTCGGCCACGTGAAGGGCGCCTTCACCGGCGCGGTGCAGGCCAGCCCCGGCCTCTTCCGCGCCGCCGACGGGGGCACGCTCTTCCTCGACGAGATCGGTGAGCTGCCCCCGGCCCTCCAAGTAAAGCTCTTGCGCGTGCTGCAAGACCGGGTGGTGCGACCGGTGGGCGGTACGGAGGGCGTGGCGGTGGACGCGCGCATCGTGGCCGCCACCAACCGCTCCCTCGAGGCCGAGGTGGCCGCCGGCCGCTTCCGCGAGGACCTGTTCTACCGCCTGAACGTGGTGCAGCTGCGGGTGCCGCCGCTGCGCGAGCGCCCCAGCGACATCGTGCCCCTGGCGCGGCACTTCGTGGCCCGGTTTGCCAGCGAGCTGGCCCGGCCCCTCATGCAGCTCACCCCGGAGACGGAGCGGCTGCTCGCGGGGCACTCCTTCCCCGGCAACGTTCGCGAGCTGGAGAATGTGGTGGAGCGCGCTGCCGCGCTCTCGGACTCCGATCTCATCGGCCCGGAGGCCTTGCCGGCCGCCCTCCGGGGCGCACCTGCCACGTCGCCGGCGGAGCTGCCGGCCCAGCTGCCCGAGTCCGGATTTGATCTGGAGGCGTTCCTGGAGGCCACCGAGCGTCGGCTGATCCTCGAGGCCCTGGCCCGCACCGGCAGCGTGCGCACCGAGGCCGCCAAGCTCCTGGGGCTCTCCTTCCGCAGCATCCGCTACCGGATTGCCAAGCTGGGCATCGACGCCGGGCCCGAGCGCGAGTGA